Genomic window (Jeotgalibaca ciconiae):
GAGGGTGGAACCATCCATGATTACAATCTGACTGGTTGGGGACAGATTTCATATTTAGAAGGTTTCGGTCGTTCAAGTAACGTAATGGTAGTGAAACTCGTCCAAGAAATGGGATATGATGTCTGGGAAGAATACATGCATGCTTTTGGAGTTAGTACTTCCACTGAATCTGGATTAGCGAATGAAGCGACAGGGGCTTATAATTACAGTTACCCGTTGGAGAAAGCTAATACAACATTTGGACAAGGGGTAACCATCACCCCCTTTCAATTGGTTCAAGCTTTTACATCGATTGCAAATGATGGAAAAACGATGAAGCTCAATTATATTCACAAAATTGTTGATCCAGTTACTAATGAAGAAGAAGTAATTCAACCACAAGAAACTTCTTCGCCTATTACAAAGGAAACTGCTCAAACTGTTCTAGAATATTTAACAACCGTTGTCTACGAAGATTATGGAACAGCGACTGCTTATTCCATTGATAATGCCAAAGTTGGTGTCAAAACAGGAACAGCAGAATTAGTAGATCCAGAATCCGGGAAATATTATACAGGAACTAATGAGTATCTATATTCTGCAGTTGGCTTCGCTCCTATTGAAGATCCAAGTTATATTTTATACGTTACCTTAAAAATGCCGAAGAATAATGAACAGAAGAATTTTGTTGATTATTTGACGGATGTGTTTAATCCAATGATGACTCGTGCGGTTGCTTATGATGAGCTTGGAACAGAATCGGAAGGAACAAAGAAACAAGCCGCAATTCCCAAAGTAACCAACCTATCAAAAGAGGAAGCAGTAGCAAATTTAGAAGAAATTGGTTTTTCATCTGTTAGCGTAATCGGCAGTGGCAGTAGAATTGTCCAGCAATTCCCATACAATGAAACGCAAGCATTGTTTAATCAAAAGGTGATTTTGATGACGGAAGGCGCGATGACCATGCCAGATGTTCGTGGTTGGTCAAAAGATGATGTTCTGAAAATATCTGAATTAACAGGAGTTTCTTTCGAATTTGAAGGAGATGGCTACGTAGTCTATCAAGAAAAATCAGAAGGCTCATTATTAAATGTTGAAGAATCTATTAAAATTAATTTAGAATAGGAAATGTTGCGATATAATGGCTAACGGATTAGGAGATGAGACCTTTATTCATCTCCTGAC
Coding sequences:
- a CDS encoding penicillin-binding protein → MKDKNNPQKNRRIMTKIMMLLTGLTFLVFVYRFSTIMLTKKVDGVNLSEQIDNLYSRSSILPAKRGTIYDIGGNPIAMDATSYSLVAVLTDKWSQDKENPQHIIEKEETAEALSKHISMSKSEILSLLNQEGVDQVEFGLAGTNLTYGTKADIEAEKLPGIFFEETPSRLYPNGIFASHLVGYAAVDTETEDAEKNRLVGMMGIEEAYDDILNGQDGKVSDQKDSEGYGIPGTEVVLEEPIDGKEIYLTLDMRLQTYLETLMTKVYEEAEPEEMVAMLVNPKTGAVMAATQRPTFNATTMEGIDSKWQNLLIEEPFEPGSTFKILTIAAAINEGIFRPYDTYSSGEIEVEGGTIHDYNLTGWGQISYLEGFGRSSNVMVVKLVQEMGYDVWEEYMHAFGVSTSTESGLANEATGAYNYSYPLEKANTTFGQGVTITPFQLVQAFTSIANDGKTMKLNYIHKIVDPVTNEEEVIQPQETSSPITKETAQTVLEYLTTVVYEDYGTATAYSIDNAKVGVKTGTAELVDPESGKYYTGTNEYLYSAVGFAPIEDPSYILYVTLKMPKNNEQKNFVDYLTDVFNPMMTRAVAYDELGTESEGTKKQAAIPKVTNLSKEEAVANLEEIGFSSVSVIGSGSRIVQQFPYNETQALFNQKVILMTEGAMTMPDVRGWSKDDVLKISELTGVSFEFEGDGYVVYQEKSEGSLLNVEESIKINLE